One Solirubrobacter pauli DNA segment encodes these proteins:
- a CDS encoding ATP-binding protein: MNAPIGDEVARVELEHDEGVVTARQRARDVAELLGFDRLEQTRIATAVSELARNAHRYAGGGEVRILAGRDRIRVEVSDAGPGIPNLDEVLRGEYTSSTGLGRGLVGVRQLMDEFEIVAPEGRGTRVTVVKRLPASVIGPDVRTVRAGLARLGATSPFDEVTRQNEELLQALGEVRARQKAMLALNRELEETNTGVVALYAELDERADRLRDADQRKSRFLADMSHELRTPLNSIIALAELLLSGEPPLAPEQATQVGFIRRVAQDQLQLVGDLLDIAKIEAGRLELELTDVALSELLVILRGQLRPLLQSAEAQLRFDFPRTEVTLRTDEGKLIQVLRNLISNAVKFTPQGEVLVGAELEGERVRFTVADTGIGIAENDLPRIFDEFVQVSSERQKSHPGTGLGLPLARNLVALLGGEMTVKSTVGVGTVFNVVLPLERTVATPDVGDLGGAVLVVDDDATSRYVVEAHLRDTAWRTVPVAGGEAALAAVAQSLPTAVILDLSMPDLDGLEVLRRMRADARMAGVPVVIHTSRLLERWEHERLQALGAHVLDKSSTSRSQLLEVLSVATRARA; this comes from the coding sequence ATGAACGCCCCGATCGGCGACGAGGTCGCGCGAGTGGAGCTCGAGCACGACGAAGGGGTCGTGACCGCGCGTCAGCGCGCCCGTGACGTCGCCGAGCTGCTCGGGTTCGACCGGCTCGAGCAGACGCGGATCGCCACCGCGGTGTCCGAGCTGGCCCGCAACGCCCATCGCTACGCGGGCGGCGGCGAGGTGCGGATCCTGGCCGGGCGCGACCGGATCCGGGTGGAGGTCAGCGACGCCGGCCCGGGCATCCCGAACCTCGACGAGGTCCTGCGCGGCGAGTACACGTCGTCGACCGGCCTCGGCCGCGGGCTCGTCGGCGTGCGCCAGCTGATGGACGAGTTCGAGATCGTCGCGCCTGAGGGCCGGGGCACGCGGGTGACGGTGGTCAAGCGCCTGCCCGCGTCCGTGATCGGCCCGGACGTGCGGACGGTCCGCGCCGGCCTCGCCCGCCTCGGCGCGACGAGCCCGTTCGACGAGGTCACGCGCCAGAACGAGGAGCTGCTGCAGGCGCTGGGGGAGGTGCGGGCGCGGCAGAAGGCGATGCTCGCGCTCAACCGCGAGCTGGAGGAGACCAATACGGGCGTGGTCGCGCTGTACGCGGAGCTCGACGAGCGCGCGGACCGCCTGCGCGACGCCGACCAGCGCAAGTCGCGCTTCCTCGCGGACATGAGCCACGAGCTGCGCACGCCGCTGAACTCGATCATCGCGCTGGCCGAGCTCCTGCTCAGCGGCGAGCCGCCGCTGGCGCCCGAGCAGGCGACGCAGGTCGGGTTCATCCGGCGCGTCGCCCAGGACCAGCTGCAGCTCGTCGGCGATCTCCTCGACATCGCCAAGATCGAGGCCGGCCGGCTGGAGCTGGAGCTGACCGACGTCGCGCTCTCCGAGCTGCTCGTGATCCTGCGTGGCCAGCTGCGTCCGCTGCTGCAGAGCGCGGAGGCGCAGCTGCGCTTCGACTTCCCGCGCACCGAGGTCACGCTCCGCACGGACGAGGGCAAGCTGATCCAGGTCCTGCGCAACCTGATCTCCAATGCGGTCAAGTTCACGCCGCAGGGGGAGGTGCTCGTCGGCGCGGAGCTGGAGGGCGAGCGCGTGCGCTTCACGGTCGCCGACACCGGCATCGGCATCGCCGAGAACGACCTGCCGCGGATCTTCGACGAGTTCGTGCAGGTCTCGAGCGAGCGCCAGAAGTCGCACCCGGGAACGGGCCTCGGCCTGCCGCTCGCACGCAACCTCGTCGCGCTGCTCGGGGGCGAGATGACGGTCAAGAGCACCGTCGGCGTCGGTACCGTCTTCAACGTCGTGCTGCCGCTCGAGCGGACGGTGGCGACCCCCGACGTGGGCGACCTCGGCGGTGCGGTGCTCGTCGTCGACGACGACGCCACGTCGCGCTACGTCGTGGAGGCGCACCTGCGCGACACCGCGTGGCGGACCGTGCCGGTCGCCGGCGGCGAGGCGGCGCTGGCCGCGGTGGCGCAGAGCCTGCCGACGGCGGTCATCCTGGACCTCTCGATGCCGGACCTCGACGGGCTGGAAGTGCTGCGGCGGATGCGGGCGGATGCCAGGATGGCGGGGGTGCCGGTGGTCATCCACACCTCACGCCTGCTGGAGCGCTGGGAACATGAGCGCCTGCAGGCGCTGGGCGCGCACGTGCTCGACAAGTCCAGCACGTCGCGGTCGCAGCTGCTCGAGGTGCTGTCGGTGGCCACGCGGGCGCGGGCATGA
- a CDS encoding ATP-binding protein, with protein MRRRRTLAADEGLPLRNDEDVVRARHRVRELAQHAGLRLVDQTKFVTAVSELARNTIIHGGGGRLHAGLLQDGARQGVYARFEDDGPGIPDIQMALTDGFSTGTGLGLGFGGARRLVNEFEAKPNPTGGTIVRVATWR; from the coding sequence ATGAGGAGGCGGAGGACGCTGGCGGCCGATGAGGGCCTGCCGCTGCGCAACGACGAGGACGTCGTCCGCGCGCGTCACCGGGTCCGGGAGCTGGCGCAGCACGCCGGGCTGAGGCTCGTCGATCAGACGAAGTTCGTCACCGCGGTCTCCGAGCTGGCCCGCAACACGATCATCCATGGCGGCGGTGGCCGCCTCCACGCGGGCCTGCTCCAGGACGGGGCCCGCCAGGGCGTCTACGCGCGGTTCGAGGACGACGGACCGGGCATCCCCGACATCCAGATGGCGCTCACCGACGGGTTCAGCACGGGCACGGGCCTCGGCCTCGGCTTCGGCGGGGCACGACGACTCGTGAACGAGTTCGAGGCTAAGCCGAACCCGACCGGCGGCACGATCGTGCGCGTGGCCACATGGCGCTGA
- a CDS encoding STAS domain-containing protein — MSGEVSVIEGVLREQRETLLAAWVQAQLAAPGVRTDLISESELRVESERFLTALVEGVTNDPGSADLMSPHWDTIRDQLTALSRSRATRGFSPTETATFVFSLKKPLFEALTEADGDTAATIWSATQLIDSLGLYTADAYLRTREEVIRRQQDELIELSTPVVKLWQGVVALPLIGTLDSARTQVVMESLLQRIVETDSAIAIIDITGVPTVDTMVAQHLLKAVTAARLMGADCIISGIRPLIAQTIVHLGLDLSEVTTKSSLADAVTVALERTGHQIVRRKTPAAE, encoded by the coding sequence ATGAGCGGAGAAGTTTCAGTGATCGAGGGCGTGCTCCGCGAGCAGCGGGAGACGTTGCTCGCGGCGTGGGTCCAGGCGCAGCTGGCGGCGCCCGGCGTGCGCACGGACCTGATCAGCGAGAGCGAGCTGCGGGTCGAGAGCGAGCGGTTCCTGACCGCGCTCGTCGAGGGCGTGACGAACGACCCGGGCTCGGCCGACCTCATGAGCCCGCACTGGGACACCATCCGCGACCAGCTCACCGCGCTCTCGCGGTCCCGGGCGACGCGCGGGTTCTCGCCGACCGAGACGGCCACGTTCGTGTTCTCGCTCAAGAAGCCGCTGTTCGAGGCGCTCACGGAGGCGGACGGCGACACCGCCGCCACGATCTGGTCCGCGACGCAGCTGATCGACAGCCTCGGCCTGTACACGGCGGACGCGTACCTGCGCACGCGCGAGGAGGTCATCCGCCGTCAGCAGGACGAGCTGATCGAGCTCTCGACGCCGGTCGTCAAGCTCTGGCAGGGCGTCGTGGCGCTGCCGCTGATCGGCACGCTGGACTCGGCGCGCACGCAGGTCGTGATGGAGAGCCTGCTGCAGCGGATCGTCGAGACCGACTCCGCGATCGCGATCATCGACATCACCGGCGTCCCGACCGTGGACACGATGGTCGCCCAGCACCTGCTCAAGGCCGTCACCGCGGCGCGGCTGATGGGCGCCGACTGCATCATCAGCGGCATCCGGCCCCTGATCGCGCAGACGATCGTGCACCTCGGGCTGGACCTGAGCGAGGTCACGACGAAGTCCAGCCTCGCCGACGCGGTGACCGTCGCCCTCGAGCGGACGGGCCACCAGATCGTGCGGCGCAAGACGCCGGCGGCGGAGTAG
- a CDS encoding STAS domain-containing protein, which yields MKPPVFEIESREADGTVLLALSGELDLAGAPELDAALSSVREAGKGLTIDLSELDFIDSSGLGVLVRFHNAAGTAGYEYSVIAGPPPVHRAFVLSGLDQALPFAARS from the coding sequence ATGAAGCCGCCGGTGTTCGAGATCGAGTCCCGCGAAGCTGACGGCACCGTGCTTCTTGCGCTGTCCGGCGAGCTCGACCTGGCGGGCGCTCCAGAGCTCGACGCGGCGCTGTCCAGCGTCCGTGAAGCGGGCAAAGGGCTGACGATCGACTTGTCCGAGCTCGACTTCATCGACTCCTCGGGCCTTGGCGTGCTGGTGCGCTTCCACAACGCCGCGGGCACCGCGGGCTACGAGTACTCCGTGATCGCCGGTCCGCCACCGGTCCACCGCGCGTTCGTGTTGTCGGGCCTGGATCAGGCCCTGCCGTTCGCGGCGCGCTCGTAA
- a CDS encoding STAS domain-containing protein produces MNRIPILKLGHLLLVSIQVDMHDRMALALQEDLAERISQTGARGVLIDISGLEFIDSFIGRMLSDIAGIARVLDAETVVVGMRPVVAITLVDLGLTLPGVRTALTVERGMAMLPPPTADEDLGDDEEAEDAGGR; encoded by the coding sequence GTGAACCGGATCCCGATCCTCAAGCTGGGCCACCTGCTGCTGGTGAGCATCCAGGTCGACATGCACGACCGGATGGCGCTCGCGCTGCAGGAGGACCTCGCGGAGCGGATCTCGCAGACCGGCGCCCGCGGCGTGCTGATCGACATCTCCGGCCTCGAGTTCATCGACTCGTTCATCGGCCGCATGCTGTCCGACATCGCCGGGATCGCCCGCGTGCTGGACGCCGAGACCGTCGTCGTCGGGATGCGGCCGGTCGTGGCGATCACGCTGGTGGACCTCGGCCTGACGCTTCCCGGCGTGCGCACCGCGTTGACCGTGGAGCGCGGCATGGCCATGCTCCCGCCGCCGACCGCCGACGAGGACCTCGGCGACGATGAGGAGGCGGAGGACGCTGGCGGCCGATGA
- a CDS encoding SpoIIE family protein phosphatase: protein MTLEPSILLADDDEVGRYVVATMLRRAGFAVTEVADGLSAVSAALESPPDLAVLDVKMPGLDGFEACRRIKSHDDTRHIPVLMLSATFMETEAQVEGLETGADVYLTQPVEAPVLAATIRSLLRARSLETEVRLAAAEWRTTFDAISDAVAVLDGDGVVVRANRAFHATFGEDVVGARVPALDIARDSGELELELGDRTHSLRIDLVPDEIGAAPRMVVTLSDITAAKRSERERAAAFAREQTISRTLQQSLLPERLPSDERLALHAWHLAAEQELIVGGDWYDVIETHDGLWLVIGDVAGHGVAAAAQAGQLRHSLRVYAHEGFGLAESVTRLNELVTGTELTDMATMCILALSTDADDVRIVSAGHPPPVLLPADGPPRLAVTGHGVVLGVLGATYEELTFTFAPGDRLVLYTDGLVERPGEMIDDALQRLVDACADTAGLEPLRAHLFATLVGNEHPRDDVALLLAQRQVL from the coding sequence ATGACGCTCGAGCCCTCGATCCTGCTCGCCGACGACGACGAGGTCGGCCGTTACGTCGTGGCCACGATGCTGCGCCGGGCAGGCTTCGCGGTCACCGAGGTCGCCGACGGGCTGTCGGCGGTGTCCGCGGCGCTCGAGTCGCCGCCGGACCTGGCCGTGCTCGACGTCAAGATGCCCGGCCTGGACGGGTTCGAGGCCTGCCGGCGGATCAAGTCGCACGACGACACGCGGCACATCCCGGTGCTGATGCTGTCGGCGACGTTCATGGAGACCGAGGCCCAGGTCGAGGGCCTGGAGACCGGCGCGGACGTATACCTCACGCAGCCCGTTGAAGCGCCCGTGCTGGCGGCGACGATCCGCTCGCTGCTCCGGGCGCGCAGCCTGGAGACCGAGGTGCGGCTCGCGGCCGCCGAGTGGCGGACGACGTTCGACGCGATCTCCGACGCGGTCGCGGTGCTCGACGGCGACGGCGTGGTCGTGCGAGCGAACCGCGCGTTCCACGCCACGTTCGGCGAGGACGTCGTCGGCGCCCGCGTGCCGGCGCTGGACATCGCCCGCGACAGCGGCGAGCTCGAGCTCGAGCTCGGGGACCGGACGCACAGCCTGCGGATCGACCTCGTCCCGGACGAGATCGGCGCGGCCCCGCGCATGGTCGTGACGCTGAGCGACATCACGGCGGCCAAGCGGAGCGAGCGTGAGCGCGCCGCGGCGTTCGCGCGCGAGCAGACGATCTCCCGCACGCTGCAGCAGTCGCTGCTGCCGGAGCGGCTGCCGTCGGACGAGCGCCTCGCGCTGCACGCGTGGCACCTCGCCGCAGAGCAGGAGCTGATCGTCGGCGGCGACTGGTACGACGTGATCGAGACGCATGACGGCCTCTGGCTCGTGATCGGCGACGTGGCCGGGCACGGCGTCGCGGCCGCCGCGCAGGCCGGCCAGCTGCGTCACTCCCTGCGCGTCTACGCGCACGAGGGCTTCGGCCTGGCCGAGTCGGTCACGCGCCTGAACGAGCTCGTCACCGGCACCGAGCTGACCGACATGGCGACGATGTGCATCCTCGCGCTGTCAACCGACGCTGACGACGTGCGGATCGTCTCGGCGGGCCACCCGCCGCCCGTCCTGCTCCCGGCCGACGGGCCGCCACGGCTGGCGGTGACCGGGCACGGCGTCGTGCTCGGCGTGCTCGGCGCCACGTACGAGGAGCTGACGTTCACGTTCGCGCCGGGAGACCGGCTCGTGCTCTACACCGACGGGCTCGTCGAGCGGCCGGGGGAGATGATCGACGACGCGCTCCAGCGGCTCGTGGACGCCTGCGCGGACACCGCCGGCCTGGAGCCGCTGCGTGCGCATCTGTTCGCCACGCTGGTCGGGAACGAGCATCCCCGCGACGACGTCGCACTGCTGCTGGCGCAGCGGCAGGTCCTCTAA
- a CDS encoding MXAN_6230/SCO0854 family RING domain-containing protein, which translates to MVRRRRLVFLEPGDGPDARTDEVIERTEARAAELGCVFSAGLRGALRVIPSVELAGHADTLLALLAAERGAHVAHVPLFRRFPDTVPDDTQALYVERTLAHVFASPEQPCLNCTRIDDVYVLDPCGHLVCAGCWDATDYSACPICHRRIAHDSPFLQPAPPREPLWDPRPLTLLDIGRDLDATAGAELDVLVQRTSTLGPQDREDLVTLVRHCGVERVPDHIPVRETMALVFGSWLEFDLARPHLRTATDVLRVLLVALGGDADLVRVPKPLPSIPRPLRRFVLQTLEGIPQDQLSEDVRRHARLWKRVGEKLHPYEFQVRYPNTALAFAAIRRTRVDDDFTAGSTATVSRERVRLRTWATQLEEALVAQDLELALELAARRPGELVRRFDHLLRAGADPAAALDALRTAAPHVPAPLLLTAMASLRARTRRLPKRVFFPRGEVTKAFATDDERPLLDAAVVGPAVEAIQAELLARAGRLPRHAVALLDDGLRDVTVPFRERHSARALVRVPRGSRLPLPDGDALRLFLHWTEPAEQRVDLDLSVALYDAGWRMQGQCDYTQLKFENGAAQHSGDLTSAPAPLGASEFIDLDLPALRRAGVRHVVLLVFAYNDVPFEAMTDAFAGFMSRRDGRGDVFDPRTVEQRFDLQGSAKIAVPAVLDLDARTLLWADVNVPAALRFHSVGGYRAALAHIGHDLHAYFGAGARPTLFELAAIHAAARADRVLVRGADGSLRGFEAEPSPAFLAALAGPGEPATLPDAVGFAALVRADVPFDDGYALTVPGHSGADLAARLI; encoded by the coding sequence ATGGTCCGTCGCCGGCGGCTCGTGTTCCTCGAGCCCGGCGACGGGCCGGATGCGCGCACGGACGAGGTGATCGAGCGCACCGAGGCGCGCGCCGCCGAGCTCGGCTGCGTCTTCAGCGCCGGGTTGCGGGGCGCGCTCCGCGTCATCCCGTCGGTCGAGCTGGCGGGCCACGCCGACACGCTCCTCGCCCTGCTGGCCGCCGAGCGCGGCGCGCACGTGGCGCACGTCCCGCTGTTCCGCCGGTTCCCGGACACGGTGCCCGACGACACGCAGGCGCTGTACGTCGAGCGCACGCTCGCGCATGTGTTCGCCAGCCCGGAGCAGCCGTGCCTGAACTGCACGCGGATCGACGACGTGTACGTGCTCGACCCGTGCGGGCACCTGGTGTGCGCCGGCTGCTGGGACGCCACCGACTACAGCGCCTGCCCGATCTGCCACCGGCGGATCGCGCACGACAGCCCGTTCCTGCAGCCCGCCCCGCCGCGCGAGCCGCTCTGGGACCCGCGGCCGCTGACGCTGCTGGACATCGGCCGCGACCTCGACGCGACCGCCGGCGCCGAGCTCGACGTGCTCGTCCAGCGGACGAGCACGCTCGGCCCGCAGGACCGCGAGGACCTGGTGACGCTCGTGCGCCACTGCGGCGTCGAGCGCGTCCCGGACCACATCCCCGTGCGCGAGACGATGGCGCTCGTCTTCGGGAGCTGGCTCGAGTTCGACCTCGCGCGTCCCCATCTGCGGACCGCGACCGACGTGTTGCGCGTGCTGCTCGTCGCGCTCGGCGGGGACGCGGACCTGGTGCGGGTGCCCAAGCCGCTGCCGTCGATCCCGCGGCCGCTCCGGCGCTTCGTCCTGCAGACGCTCGAGGGCATCCCGCAGGACCAGCTCTCCGAGGACGTCCGGCGCCACGCGCGCCTGTGGAAGCGCGTGGGGGAGAAGCTGCACCCGTACGAGTTCCAGGTCCGCTACCCGAACACCGCGCTGGCCTTCGCCGCGATCCGCCGCACGCGCGTGGACGACGACTTCACCGCCGGCAGCACCGCCACCGTCAGCCGCGAGCGCGTCCGGCTGCGCACCTGGGCGACGCAGCTCGAGGAGGCGCTCGTCGCGCAGGACCTCGAGCTCGCGCTGGAGCTCGCCGCCCGGCGGCCCGGCGAGCTCGTGCGCCGCTTCGATCACCTGCTGCGCGCCGGAGCTGACCCGGCCGCCGCGCTCGACGCGCTGCGGACCGCCGCGCCGCACGTCCCCGCACCGCTGCTGCTGACCGCGATGGCCTCGCTCCGGGCGCGCACCCGGCGCCTGCCGAAGCGCGTCTTCTTCCCGCGCGGGGAGGTGACGAAGGCGTTCGCCACCGACGACGAGCGCCCGCTGCTGGACGCCGCCGTGGTCGGGCCGGCCGTCGAGGCGATCCAGGCCGAGCTGCTCGCCCGCGCGGGACGGCTGCCGCGCCACGCGGTCGCGCTGCTCGACGACGGCCTGCGCGACGTGACCGTCCCGTTCCGCGAGCGCCACAGCGCCCGCGCGCTGGTGCGCGTCCCGCGCGGCAGCCGCCTCCCGCTCCCGGACGGCGACGCGCTGCGCCTGTTCCTGCACTGGACCGAGCCGGCCGAGCAGCGCGTCGACCTCGACCTCAGCGTCGCGCTCTACGACGCCGGTTGGCGGATGCAGGGCCAGTGCGATTACACGCAGCTCAAGTTCGAGAACGGCGCCGCGCAGCACTCGGGCGACCTCACGTCCGCGCCCGCCCCGCTCGGCGCCTCGGAGTTCATCGACCTCGACCTGCCTGCCCTCCGGCGCGCCGGCGTCCGGCACGTCGTGCTGCTCGTGTTCGCCTACAACGACGTCCCGTTCGAGGCGATGACCGACGCCTTCGCCGGCTTCATGTCCCGCCGCGACGGTCGCGGCGACGTGTTCGACCCGCGCACGGTCGAGCAGCGCTTCGACCTCCAGGGCTCCGCGAAGATCGCCGTCCCCGCCGTGCTCGACCTCGACGCCCGCACGCTGCTGTGGGCGGACGTGAACGTCCCGGCCGCGCTGCGCTTCCACAGCGTCGGCGGCTACCGCGCCGCGCTGGCCCACATCGGCCACGACCTGCACGCGTACTTCGGCGCGGGCGCGCGCCCGACGCTGTTCGAGCTGGCCGCCATCCACGCCGCCGCGCGGGCCGACCGGGTGCTCGTCCGCGGCGCCGACGGGTCGCTGCGTGGGTTCGAGGCGGAGCCCTCACCCGCGTTCCTGGCCGCGCTCGCCGGCCCCGGCGAGCCGGCGACGCTGCCCGACGCCGTGGGCTTCGCCGCGCTGGTCCGCGCCGACGTCCCCTTCGACGACGGCTACGCGCTCACCGTCCCGGGGCATAGCGGCGCGGACCTCGCGGCCCGGTTGATCTAG
- a CDS encoding ATP-binding protein, translating to MALTTPVRLRVDDPSGVAPVRRAVEEIADALGLDEVRRGEASIVVTELATNLIRHARGGEIVLRINRVGDASIDVIATDRGPGIPNFARARGDGFSTGGGPGNGLGAIGRMSAAMDVHSGAGQGAVVLARLGTPEPEPPVDGIALAMEGETSCGDAWGHVVDGEQVTILLMDGLGHGDDAATAANAAVRELRPGLDPNGLLMRIHGALRATRGAAGAVAYWNRRTGALQYAGIGNIAASIVVAGESRSLVSMPGILGHGIQRPRVFDYELPPGGLLVMHSDGLRSGWDLAAYPGIVRRDPLATAAVLIRDFERGRDDVSVVVARA from the coding sequence ATGGCGCTGACCACCCCGGTCCGCCTTCGTGTCGACGACCCCTCAGGTGTGGCTCCCGTCCGCCGCGCGGTCGAGGAGATCGCCGACGCGCTCGGCCTCGACGAGGTGCGTAGGGGCGAGGCGTCGATCGTCGTCACCGAGCTCGCGACCAACCTCATCCGCCACGCTCGCGGCGGCGAGATCGTGCTGCGCATCAACCGCGTCGGAGACGCGTCGATCGACGTGATCGCGACCGACCGCGGCCCCGGCATCCCGAACTTCGCCCGCGCCCGCGGCGACGGCTTCTCCACCGGCGGCGGCCCGGGCAACGGGCTCGGAGCGATCGGCCGGATGTCGGCCGCCATGGACGTCCACTCCGGTGCCGGGCAGGGCGCGGTCGTGCTCGCGCGGCTGGGGACCCCGGAGCCCGAGCCGCCCGTCGACGGCATCGCGCTGGCGATGGAGGGGGAGACCTCGTGTGGCGACGCGTGGGGCCACGTGGTGGACGGTGAGCAGGTCACGATCCTGCTGATGGACGGGCTCGGCCACGGCGACGACGCCGCCACCGCGGCCAACGCCGCCGTCCGCGAGCTGCGCCCCGGGCTCGATCCCAACGGGCTGCTGATGCGCATCCACGGCGCGCTGCGCGCCACGCGCGGCGCGGCCGGCGCGGTCGCCTACTGGAACCGCCGCACGGGTGCGCTCCAGTACGCGGGCATCGGCAACATCGCGGCGTCGATCGTCGTCGCGGGCGAGTCCCGCTCGCTCGTCTCGATGCCGGGCATCCTCGGCCACGGGATCCAGCGCCCGCGCGTGTTCGACTACGAGCTGCCGCCCGGCGGCCTGCTCGTCATGCACTCGGACGGCCTGCGCAGCGGCTGGGACCTCGCGGCCTATCCGGGCATCGTCCGCCGCGATCCGCTCGCCACCGCCGCGGTCCTCATCCGTGACTTCGAGCGCGGGCGCGATGATGTGAGCGTGGTGGTGGCGCGGGCATGA
- a CDS encoding ArnT family glycosyltransferase gives MSTLAIPAPRRRAGSLSALRALASRPELVLLLALAGGLNLWALDLNGFANDYYAATVRSMTQSWHAFLYGSFDAAGLQTVDKPPLALWVQALSARAFGFNSWALLVPQALMGVATVGLTYDLARSRFGRSAGLVAGLTLALTPITVAMSRHNNPDALLVLCLVAAVWALDRGLQRGGSAKWLVWAGVFVGLGFETKMAAALLVVPGMALAWFWVAPRGRMVAARQLLAGGAAMAAVGLAWPVLMWLTPAGDRPYISGTDDNSIWSLILGYNGLGRLLGQDGGPGGGMGGGGATFGGEAGAARVLNAALGGQAGWVIGFALVAGLALVLTSRLRRTDPRTGYVIAVGGAFAVTAVAFSRAQGIFHPYYVSALAPFTALLVGAGWTLLRHRAWGPLLLAGGIATELVVIADAATDLDWFTAVLLVGGAVAAAGIAFAPKLRTAAATAGVALLLFAPASWAVQTLGHATSSTFPAGGPTTSMGMGGPGGGRGGFGGGQPPAGMTPPGGSTPGATGGGFAPGAGGAAGGARGGFGGMFGGDTSALTEAVAYAKANGGGTVVVSSQSGAAQSIIRSGADVAAIGGFSGRETVVTAEWLADAVEDGRIRWVVASSDNGGMRDGRTGASDAMTIAAQVGKATSVDGLYDLRGTADAIRAAA, from the coding sequence ATGTCGACCCTCGCCATCCCTGCGCCGCGCCGTCGCGCCGGTTCTCTCTCCGCGCTGCGTGCGCTCGCGTCCAGGCCCGAGCTGGTGCTGCTGCTGGCGTTGGCCGGCGGCCTCAACCTGTGGGCGCTGGACCTCAACGGCTTCGCCAACGACTACTACGCGGCGACCGTGCGGTCGATGACGCAATCCTGGCACGCGTTCCTGTACGGCTCGTTCGACGCGGCCGGGCTGCAGACGGTGGACAAGCCGCCGCTGGCGCTGTGGGTGCAGGCGCTGTCGGCGCGCGCGTTCGGGTTCAACTCGTGGGCGCTGCTCGTCCCGCAGGCGCTGATGGGCGTCGCGACCGTGGGGTTGACGTACGACCTCGCGCGGTCGCGCTTCGGCCGCTCGGCCGGGCTCGTGGCCGGGCTGACGCTGGCCCTCACGCCGATCACGGTCGCGATGTCGCGCCACAACAACCCGGACGCGCTGCTCGTGCTGTGCCTGGTGGCCGCCGTCTGGGCGCTCGACCGCGGGCTCCAGCGCGGCGGATCGGCGAAGTGGCTCGTGTGGGCCGGCGTGTTCGTCGGGCTCGGGTTCGAGACGAAGATGGCGGCCGCGCTGCTGGTCGTCCCCGGCATGGCGCTCGCATGGTTCTGGGTGGCGCCGCGCGGCCGGATGGTGGCCGCCCGGCAGCTGCTGGCGGGCGGCGCCGCGATGGCGGCGGTGGGCCTGGCGTGGCCGGTCCTGATGTGGCTCACGCCCGCGGGTGACCGTCCGTACATCAGCGGCACCGACGACAACTCGATCTGGTCGCTGATCCTCGGCTACAACGGCCTCGGCCGGCTGCTCGGGCAGGACGGAGGACCGGGCGGCGGCATGGGCGGTGGCGGCGCGACGTTCGGCGGGGAAGCCGGCGCCGCCCGCGTGCTCAACGCCGCGCTCGGCGGCCAGGCCGGCTGGGTGATCGGCTTCGCGCTCGTCGCGGGCCTCGCGCTCGTGCTGACGAGCCGGCTGCGCCGCACCGACCCCCGCACGGGCTACGTGATCGCCGTCGGCGGAGCGTTCGCGGTCACCGCGGTCGCGTTCAGCCGCGCGCAGGGCATCTTCCACCCGTACTACGTCTCGGCGCTGGCGCCGTTCACCGCGCTGCTCGTCGGCGCGGGCTGGACCCTGCTGCGCCACCGCGCCTGGGGCCCGCTGCTGCTCGCGGGCGGGATCGCGACCGAGCTGGTCGTGATCGCCGACGCCGCGACCGACCTCGACTGGTTCACCGCCGTCCTCCTCGTCGGCGGCGCCGTCGCGGCGGCGGGCATCGCGTTCGCGCCGAAGCTGCGCACGGCGGCCGCGACCGCCGGCGTGGCGCTGCTGCTGTTCGCGCCGGCCTCGTGGGCGGTGCAGACGCTCGGGCACGCGACGAGCTCGACGTTCCCGGCGGGTGGCCCGACCACGTCGATGGGCATGGGCGGTCCGGGCGGTGGCCGCGGCGGGTTCGGTGGCGGGCAGCCGCCGGCAGGCATGACGCCGCCGGGCGGGAGCACGCCGGGCGCGACCGGCGGCGGGTTCGCGCCCGGCGCGGGCGGCGCGGCGGGCGGCGCCCGCGGCGGCTTCGGCGGCATGTTCGGCGGCGACACCAGCGCGCTGACCGAGGCCGTCGCGTACGCCAAGGCCAACGGCGGCGGCACCGTCGTCGTCTCCAGCCAGTCGGGCGCCGCGCAGTCGATCATCCGGTCGGGCGCCGACGTGGCCGCGATCGGTGGGTTCTCCGGGCGCGAGACCGTGGTGACCGCCGAGTGGCTGGCGGACGCGGTCGAGGACGGGCGGATCCGCTGGGTCGTCGCGTCCTCCGACAACGGCGGCATGCGTGACGGCCGCACGGGGGCGAGCGACGCCATGACGATCGCGGCGCAGGTCGGCAAGGCGACGAGCGTCGACGGGCTCTACGACCTGCGGGGCACCGCCGACGCGATCCGGGCGGCGGCCTGA